Proteins from a single region of Megalopta genalis isolate 19385.01 chromosome 3, iyMegGena1_principal, whole genome shotgun sequence:
- the LOC117225005 gene encoding polynucleotide 5'-hydroxyl-kinase NOL9 isoform X3 yields MYGALHRVKVPGVVNSWTSSDSQTVFKVQPSFGRVLNLPLKPQFLNKTDSKDRSLHSTKPRTPTGKNSKRYSEVSKQQQRNLGAPVIVESHSSALSHFVIPKILKQNHELRSNSYPGNKLSRVRRNNPKKEEACIIVAESVNPNNNADTGTATSSNNNRRPRRARTSLTSGKDNVADTWNENEPSASFEDCLRNLRIDKTEAAGSLPNAETEFSSSKKTSNSDQGPIRFYSLRNKIVAVMSGRTQFCFTGKIVLKVIFGTVEVYGYLINEASKPFEIYSPRGYSSICVKAVDTVSQHVQPDVWTTLSAEGVDRDTENRLVAELDGLQAGTTILLLSNLENNLTRFLNAYCPFRLFPSIKDAPYQSWTDPKRAQVILQSQLFVDNYACKELIVDERITKDVAEKMLKRWRANERCCISITGGKNVGKSTAVRCLINSLLPVSKKVVLVDVDPGQTECAPAGCMSFSLIDEPLLGPNFTHLKTPVCQLYLGDIDVSKCITRYIEGMKMLVEKLSSCPVMSRLPIVVNTMGFTSGIGWDLAIFTIKLAKPFLVVQIMSEKVKNNYPEHLSKEVINQVSKRVSWGVNVANWNEDCSHELCVIPSHAERKSAPVNDTWNMEPYQHRELVMTSYLSEILRDPVDSMSSCHDISLNINTAVPYVTRFSSLIVSIPRASMPPTHVLNVINGNIVALCGIDLDDPESQQVELVSNLRVLDRPPICSCYGFGIVRGVDTEREEIFLNTPLSAHAMQYVNCLVGCIPVPVTLLQLNQQRNVPYTGGSNELPTSREHRRGYFRMRYQRANANS; encoded by the exons ATGTACGGGGCTCTTCATCGAGTGAAAGTACCGGGCGTAGTGAACAGTTGGACT AGCAGTGATTCCCAAACGGTTTTTAAGGTACAACCCAGTTTTGGGCGAGTGCTCAACCTTCCACTGAAACCACAGTTTCTTAACAAAACAG ATTCCAAGGATCGTTCGTTACACTCGACAAAGCCAAGGACGCCGACAGGAAAAAACAGTAAACGATATTCCGAGGTCTCGAAACAACAACAGCGAAACTTAGGAGCACCCGTAATAGTCGAATCTCATTCAAGTGCATTGTCTCACTTCGTTATACCGAAAATACTGAAACAGAATCACGAATTAAGAAGTAACAGTTATCCCGGCAACAAACTGTCGCGTGTGCGACGTAACAATCCCAAGAAGGAGGAAGCTTGCATTATCGTAGCCGAATCGGTAAATCCAAACAATAACGCCGATACTGGCACAGCTACGTCCTCGAATAACAATCGCAGACCACGAAGAGCTAGAACATCGTTAACATCGGGAAAGGACAATGTTGCGGATACATGGAACGAAAACGAACCGTCCGCTTCTTTTGAGGACTGCCTCAGAAACCTACGGATCGATAAAACTGAAGCAGCCGGCAGTTTACCGAACGCGGAAACTGAATTTTCTTCGTCTAAAAAGACCTCGAACAGCGATCAGGGTCCGATACGGTTTTATTCGTTGAGAAACAAGATCGTAGCGGTGATGTCGGGAAGGACGCAATTTTGTTTCACCGGCAAGATCGTTTTGAAAGTGATATTTGGAACGGTGGAAGTTTACGGATATTTGATCAACGAGGCCTCCAAACCGTTCGAGATCTACTCTCCCAGAGGATATAGTAGCATTTGCGTGAAAGCTGTGGACACAGTGTCGCAGCACGTCCAACCAGACGTCTGGACGACTCTTTCCGCCGAAGGCGTCGACCGGGACACCGAGAATAGACTGGTCGCCGAGTTGGACGGCCTCCAAGCCGGTACGACGATCCTTCTACTGTCGAATCTGGAAAACAATTTAACAAGATTTTTGAACGCTTATTGTCCGTTCAGACTGTTCCCGAGCATAAAGGACGCTCCGTATCAGTCGTGGACCGATCCGAAGAGAGCGCAAGTGATTCTACAGTCGCAGTTGTTCGTCGACAATTACGCCTGCAAGGAGTTGATCGTCGACGAACGCATCACGAAGGACGTCGCCGAGAAGATGTTGAAAAGGTGGCGCGCCAACGAACGGTGCTGCATTTCGATAACCGGAGGGAAGAACGTTGGCAAGTCCACCGCAGTCCGTTGCCTGATAAACAGCCTATTACCGGTAAGCAAGAAGGTGGTCCTCGTGGACGTCGATCCTGGTCAGACGGAGTGCGCGCCGGCCGGTTGCATGTCCTTCAGTTTGATAGACGAGCCTCTGCTGGGACCGAATTTCACCCACTTGAAGACGCCCGTCTGCCAACTGTACCTGGGCGATATCGACGTGAGCAAATGCATCACCAGATACATCGAGGGAATGAAAATGTTGGTTGAAAAGCTGTCGAGTTGCCCGGTAATGTCCCGATTACCGATCGTAGTGAACACCATGGGATTCACTTCCGGGATCGGTTGGGACCTCGCGATTTTCACGATAAAGCTGGCGAAACCGTTCCTGGTAGTGCAAATCATGTCCGAGAAGGTCAAGAACAATTATCCGGAGCATTTGTCCAAGGAAGTAATAAATCAG GTCTCGAAGAGGGTCTCGTGGGGCGTGAACGTTGCTAATTGGAACGAAGATTGCAGCCACGAGTTATGCGTGATACCTTCCCACGCTGAACGCAAAAGCGCTCCAGTGAACGACACTTGGAACATGGAGCCCTATCAACACCGGGAGCTCGTAATGACCTCTTACCTCAGCGAGATTCTGCGAGATCCCGTGGATTCAAT GTCCAGTTGTCACGACATATCGCTTAACATCAACACAGCTGTGCCGTACGT GACACGGTTCTCTTCGTTGATCGTCTCGATCCCGCGCGCATCGATGCCGCCGACGCACGTTCTGAACGTGATCAATGGCAACATAGTGGCGCTGTGCGGTATCGACCTGGATGATCCAGAGTCACAACAAGTCGAGCTCGTTTCTAATCTAAGGGTGTTGGACAGGCCGCCGATTTGCTCGTGTTACGGATTCG GTATCGTCAGGGGAGTGGACACGGAACGCGAAGAAATCTTTCTGAACACGCCGCTGTCGGCTCACGCGATGCAGTACGTGAATTGTTTGGTGGGTTGTATACCAGTGCCCGTCACCCTGCTGCAGTTGAACCAACAAAGAAACGTGCCGTACACCGGCGGCAGCAACGAGTTGCCAACTAGTCGGGAACACCGCAGGGGATACTTCCGTATGAGATATCAAAGAGCGAATGCTAATTCGTAA
- the LOC117225005 gene encoding polynucleotide 5'-hydroxyl-kinase NOL9 isoform X4 — MNSPGPGTKNVRGSSSSESTGRSEQLDCKCNVNKKKKPCGSDNRASHSKDRSLHSTKPRTPTGKNSKRYSEVSKQQQRNLGAPVIVESHSSALSHFVIPKILKQNHELRSNSYPGNKLSRVRRNNPKKEEACIIVAESVNPNNNADTGTATSSNNNRRPRRARTSLTSGKDNVADTWNENEPSASFEDCLRNLRIDKTEAAGSLPNAETEFSSSKKTSNSDQGPIRFYSLRNKIVAVMSGRTQFCFTGKIVLKVIFGTVEVYGYLINEASKPFEIYSPRGYSSICVKAVDTVSQHVQPDVWTTLSAEGVDRDTENRLVAELDGLQAGTTILLLSNLENNLTRFLNAYCPFRLFPSIKDAPYQSWTDPKRAQVILQSQLFVDNYACKELIVDERITKDVAEKMLKRWRANERCCISITGGKNVGKSTAVRCLINSLLPVSKKVVLVDVDPGQTECAPAGCMSFSLIDEPLLGPNFTHLKTPVCQLYLGDIDVSKCITRYIEGMKMLVEKLSSCPVMSRLPIVVNTMGFTSGIGWDLAIFTIKLAKPFLVVQIMSEKVKNNYPEHLSKEVINQVSKRVSWGVNVANWNEDCSHELCVIPSHAERKSAPVNDTWNMEPYQHRELVMTSYLSEILRDPVDSMSSCHDISLNINTAVPYVTRFSSLIVSIPRASMPPTHVLNVINGNIVALCGIDLDDPESQQVELVSNLRVLDRPPICSCYGFGIVRGVDTEREEIFLNTPLSAHAMQYVNCLVGCIPVPVTLLQLNQQRNVPYTGGSNELPTSREHRRGYFRMRYQRANANS, encoded by the exons ATGAATTCGCCCGGTCCGGGTACCAAAAATGTACGGGGCTCTTCATCGAGTGAAAGTACCGGGCGTAGTGAACAGTTGGACTGTAAGTGCAatgtcaataaaaaaaaaaaaccatgTGGCAGCGACAATAGAGCATCAC ATTCCAAGGATCGTTCGTTACACTCGACAAAGCCAAGGACGCCGACAGGAAAAAACAGTAAACGATATTCCGAGGTCTCGAAACAACAACAGCGAAACTTAGGAGCACCCGTAATAGTCGAATCTCATTCAAGTGCATTGTCTCACTTCGTTATACCGAAAATACTGAAACAGAATCACGAATTAAGAAGTAACAGTTATCCCGGCAACAAACTGTCGCGTGTGCGACGTAACAATCCCAAGAAGGAGGAAGCTTGCATTATCGTAGCCGAATCGGTAAATCCAAACAATAACGCCGATACTGGCACAGCTACGTCCTCGAATAACAATCGCAGACCACGAAGAGCTAGAACATCGTTAACATCGGGAAAGGACAATGTTGCGGATACATGGAACGAAAACGAACCGTCCGCTTCTTTTGAGGACTGCCTCAGAAACCTACGGATCGATAAAACTGAAGCAGCCGGCAGTTTACCGAACGCGGAAACTGAATTTTCTTCGTCTAAAAAGACCTCGAACAGCGATCAGGGTCCGATACGGTTTTATTCGTTGAGAAACAAGATCGTAGCGGTGATGTCGGGAAGGACGCAATTTTGTTTCACCGGCAAGATCGTTTTGAAAGTGATATTTGGAACGGTGGAAGTTTACGGATATTTGATCAACGAGGCCTCCAAACCGTTCGAGATCTACTCTCCCAGAGGATATAGTAGCATTTGCGTGAAAGCTGTGGACACAGTGTCGCAGCACGTCCAACCAGACGTCTGGACGACTCTTTCCGCCGAAGGCGTCGACCGGGACACCGAGAATAGACTGGTCGCCGAGTTGGACGGCCTCCAAGCCGGTACGACGATCCTTCTACTGTCGAATCTGGAAAACAATTTAACAAGATTTTTGAACGCTTATTGTCCGTTCAGACTGTTCCCGAGCATAAAGGACGCTCCGTATCAGTCGTGGACCGATCCGAAGAGAGCGCAAGTGATTCTACAGTCGCAGTTGTTCGTCGACAATTACGCCTGCAAGGAGTTGATCGTCGACGAACGCATCACGAAGGACGTCGCCGAGAAGATGTTGAAAAGGTGGCGCGCCAACGAACGGTGCTGCATTTCGATAACCGGAGGGAAGAACGTTGGCAAGTCCACCGCAGTCCGTTGCCTGATAAACAGCCTATTACCGGTAAGCAAGAAGGTGGTCCTCGTGGACGTCGATCCTGGTCAGACGGAGTGCGCGCCGGCCGGTTGCATGTCCTTCAGTTTGATAGACGAGCCTCTGCTGGGACCGAATTTCACCCACTTGAAGACGCCCGTCTGCCAACTGTACCTGGGCGATATCGACGTGAGCAAATGCATCACCAGATACATCGAGGGAATGAAAATGTTGGTTGAAAAGCTGTCGAGTTGCCCGGTAATGTCCCGATTACCGATCGTAGTGAACACCATGGGATTCACTTCCGGGATCGGTTGGGACCTCGCGATTTTCACGATAAAGCTGGCGAAACCGTTCCTGGTAGTGCAAATCATGTCCGAGAAGGTCAAGAACAATTATCCGGAGCATTTGTCCAAGGAAGTAATAAATCAG GTCTCGAAGAGGGTCTCGTGGGGCGTGAACGTTGCTAATTGGAACGAAGATTGCAGCCACGAGTTATGCGTGATACCTTCCCACGCTGAACGCAAAAGCGCTCCAGTGAACGACACTTGGAACATGGAGCCCTATCAACACCGGGAGCTCGTAATGACCTCTTACCTCAGCGAGATTCTGCGAGATCCCGTGGATTCAAT GTCCAGTTGTCACGACATATCGCTTAACATCAACACAGCTGTGCCGTACGT GACACGGTTCTCTTCGTTGATCGTCTCGATCCCGCGCGCATCGATGCCGCCGACGCACGTTCTGAACGTGATCAATGGCAACATAGTGGCGCTGTGCGGTATCGACCTGGATGATCCAGAGTCACAACAAGTCGAGCTCGTTTCTAATCTAAGGGTGTTGGACAGGCCGCCGATTTGCTCGTGTTACGGATTCG GTATCGTCAGGGGAGTGGACACGGAACGCGAAGAAATCTTTCTGAACACGCCGCTGTCGGCTCACGCGATGCAGTACGTGAATTGTTTGGTGGGTTGTATACCAGTGCCCGTCACCCTGCTGCAGTTGAACCAACAAAGAAACGTGCCGTACACCGGCGGCAGCAACGAGTTGCCAACTAGTCGGGAACACCGCAGGGGATACTTCCGTATGAGATATCAAAGAGCGAATGCTAATTCGTAA
- the LOC117225005 gene encoding polynucleotide 5'-hydroxyl-kinase NOL9 isoform X2, which translates to MKTRPMREAKAKVVKSRRKQTKAKLPQYKKTNKVALLKKDSVLKNLIMNSPGPGTKNVRGSSSSESTGRSEQLDYSKDRSLHSTKPRTPTGKNSKRYSEVSKQQQRNLGAPVIVESHSSALSHFVIPKILKQNHELRSNSYPGNKLSRVRRNNPKKEEACIIVAESVNPNNNADTGTATSSNNNRRPRRARTSLTSGKDNVADTWNENEPSASFEDCLRNLRIDKTEAAGSLPNAETEFSSSKKTSNSDQGPIRFYSLRNKIVAVMSGRTQFCFTGKIVLKVIFGTVEVYGYLINEASKPFEIYSPRGYSSICVKAVDTVSQHVQPDVWTTLSAEGVDRDTENRLVAELDGLQAGTTILLLSNLENNLTRFLNAYCPFRLFPSIKDAPYQSWTDPKRAQVILQSQLFVDNYACKELIVDERITKDVAEKMLKRWRANERCCISITGGKNVGKSTAVRCLINSLLPVSKKVVLVDVDPGQTECAPAGCMSFSLIDEPLLGPNFTHLKTPVCQLYLGDIDVSKCITRYIEGMKMLVEKLSSCPVMSRLPIVVNTMGFTSGIGWDLAIFTIKLAKPFLVVQIMSEKVKNNYPEHLSKEVINQVSKRVSWGVNVANWNEDCSHELCVIPSHAERKSAPVNDTWNMEPYQHRELVMTSYLSEILRDPVDSMSSCHDISLNINTAVPYVTRFSSLIVSIPRASMPPTHVLNVINGNIVALCGIDLDDPESQQVELVSNLRVLDRPPICSCYGFGIVRGVDTEREEIFLNTPLSAHAMQYVNCLVGCIPVPVTLLQLNQQRNVPYTGGSNELPTSREHRRGYFRMRYQRANANS; encoded by the exons ATGAAGACAAGACCAATGAGAGAAGCAAAGGCAAAGGTCGTTAAAAGTAGACGCAAGCAAACGAAAGC CAAGCTGCCCCAGTACAAGAAGACGAACAAGGTGGCTTTACTGAAAAAGGATTCCGTTCTGAAAAACCTAATTATGAATTCGCCCGGTCCGGGTACCAAAAATGTACGGGGCTCTTCATCGAGTGAAAGTACCGGGCGTAGTGAACAGTTGGACT ATTCCAAGGATCGTTCGTTACACTCGACAAAGCCAAGGACGCCGACAGGAAAAAACAGTAAACGATATTCCGAGGTCTCGAAACAACAACAGCGAAACTTAGGAGCACCCGTAATAGTCGAATCTCATTCAAGTGCATTGTCTCACTTCGTTATACCGAAAATACTGAAACAGAATCACGAATTAAGAAGTAACAGTTATCCCGGCAACAAACTGTCGCGTGTGCGACGTAACAATCCCAAGAAGGAGGAAGCTTGCATTATCGTAGCCGAATCGGTAAATCCAAACAATAACGCCGATACTGGCACAGCTACGTCCTCGAATAACAATCGCAGACCACGAAGAGCTAGAACATCGTTAACATCGGGAAAGGACAATGTTGCGGATACATGGAACGAAAACGAACCGTCCGCTTCTTTTGAGGACTGCCTCAGAAACCTACGGATCGATAAAACTGAAGCAGCCGGCAGTTTACCGAACGCGGAAACTGAATTTTCTTCGTCTAAAAAGACCTCGAACAGCGATCAGGGTCCGATACGGTTTTATTCGTTGAGAAACAAGATCGTAGCGGTGATGTCGGGAAGGACGCAATTTTGTTTCACCGGCAAGATCGTTTTGAAAGTGATATTTGGAACGGTGGAAGTTTACGGATATTTGATCAACGAGGCCTCCAAACCGTTCGAGATCTACTCTCCCAGAGGATATAGTAGCATTTGCGTGAAAGCTGTGGACACAGTGTCGCAGCACGTCCAACCAGACGTCTGGACGACTCTTTCCGCCGAAGGCGTCGACCGGGACACCGAGAATAGACTGGTCGCCGAGTTGGACGGCCTCCAAGCCGGTACGACGATCCTTCTACTGTCGAATCTGGAAAACAATTTAACAAGATTTTTGAACGCTTATTGTCCGTTCAGACTGTTCCCGAGCATAAAGGACGCTCCGTATCAGTCGTGGACCGATCCGAAGAGAGCGCAAGTGATTCTACAGTCGCAGTTGTTCGTCGACAATTACGCCTGCAAGGAGTTGATCGTCGACGAACGCATCACGAAGGACGTCGCCGAGAAGATGTTGAAAAGGTGGCGCGCCAACGAACGGTGCTGCATTTCGATAACCGGAGGGAAGAACGTTGGCAAGTCCACCGCAGTCCGTTGCCTGATAAACAGCCTATTACCGGTAAGCAAGAAGGTGGTCCTCGTGGACGTCGATCCTGGTCAGACGGAGTGCGCGCCGGCCGGTTGCATGTCCTTCAGTTTGATAGACGAGCCTCTGCTGGGACCGAATTTCACCCACTTGAAGACGCCCGTCTGCCAACTGTACCTGGGCGATATCGACGTGAGCAAATGCATCACCAGATACATCGAGGGAATGAAAATGTTGGTTGAAAAGCTGTCGAGTTGCCCGGTAATGTCCCGATTACCGATCGTAGTGAACACCATGGGATTCACTTCCGGGATCGGTTGGGACCTCGCGATTTTCACGATAAAGCTGGCGAAACCGTTCCTGGTAGTGCAAATCATGTCCGAGAAGGTCAAGAACAATTATCCGGAGCATTTGTCCAAGGAAGTAATAAATCAG GTCTCGAAGAGGGTCTCGTGGGGCGTGAACGTTGCTAATTGGAACGAAGATTGCAGCCACGAGTTATGCGTGATACCTTCCCACGCTGAACGCAAAAGCGCTCCAGTGAACGACACTTGGAACATGGAGCCCTATCAACACCGGGAGCTCGTAATGACCTCTTACCTCAGCGAGATTCTGCGAGATCCCGTGGATTCAAT GTCCAGTTGTCACGACATATCGCTTAACATCAACACAGCTGTGCCGTACGT GACACGGTTCTCTTCGTTGATCGTCTCGATCCCGCGCGCATCGATGCCGCCGACGCACGTTCTGAACGTGATCAATGGCAACATAGTGGCGCTGTGCGGTATCGACCTGGATGATCCAGAGTCACAACAAGTCGAGCTCGTTTCTAATCTAAGGGTGTTGGACAGGCCGCCGATTTGCTCGTGTTACGGATTCG GTATCGTCAGGGGAGTGGACACGGAACGCGAAGAAATCTTTCTGAACACGCCGCTGTCGGCTCACGCGATGCAGTACGTGAATTGTTTGGTGGGTTGTATACCAGTGCCCGTCACCCTGCTGCAGTTGAACCAACAAAGAAACGTGCCGTACACCGGCGGCAGCAACGAGTTGCCAACTAGTCGGGAACACCGCAGGGGATACTTCCGTATGAGATATCAAAGAGCGAATGCTAATTCGTAA
- the LOC117225005 gene encoding polynucleotide 5'-hydroxyl-kinase NOL9 isoform X1 yields the protein MKTRPMREAKAKVVKSRRKQTKAKLPQYKKTNKVALLKKDSVLKNLIMNSPGPGTKNVRGSSSSESTGRSEQLDCKCNVNKKKKPCGSDNRASHSKDRSLHSTKPRTPTGKNSKRYSEVSKQQQRNLGAPVIVESHSSALSHFVIPKILKQNHELRSNSYPGNKLSRVRRNNPKKEEACIIVAESVNPNNNADTGTATSSNNNRRPRRARTSLTSGKDNVADTWNENEPSASFEDCLRNLRIDKTEAAGSLPNAETEFSSSKKTSNSDQGPIRFYSLRNKIVAVMSGRTQFCFTGKIVLKVIFGTVEVYGYLINEASKPFEIYSPRGYSSICVKAVDTVSQHVQPDVWTTLSAEGVDRDTENRLVAELDGLQAGTTILLLSNLENNLTRFLNAYCPFRLFPSIKDAPYQSWTDPKRAQVILQSQLFVDNYACKELIVDERITKDVAEKMLKRWRANERCCISITGGKNVGKSTAVRCLINSLLPVSKKVVLVDVDPGQTECAPAGCMSFSLIDEPLLGPNFTHLKTPVCQLYLGDIDVSKCITRYIEGMKMLVEKLSSCPVMSRLPIVVNTMGFTSGIGWDLAIFTIKLAKPFLVVQIMSEKVKNNYPEHLSKEVINQVSKRVSWGVNVANWNEDCSHELCVIPSHAERKSAPVNDTWNMEPYQHRELVMTSYLSEILRDPVDSMSSCHDISLNINTAVPYVTRFSSLIVSIPRASMPPTHVLNVINGNIVALCGIDLDDPESQQVELVSNLRVLDRPPICSCYGFGIVRGVDTEREEIFLNTPLSAHAMQYVNCLVGCIPVPVTLLQLNQQRNVPYTGGSNELPTSREHRRGYFRMRYQRANANS from the exons ATGAAGACAAGACCAATGAGAGAAGCAAAGGCAAAGGTCGTTAAAAGTAGACGCAAGCAAACGAAAGC CAAGCTGCCCCAGTACAAGAAGACGAACAAGGTGGCTTTACTGAAAAAGGATTCCGTTCTGAAAAACCTAATTATGAATTCGCCCGGTCCGGGTACCAAAAATGTACGGGGCTCTTCATCGAGTGAAAGTACCGGGCGTAGTGAACAGTTGGACTGTAAGTGCAatgtcaataaaaaaaaaaaaccatgTGGCAGCGACAATAGAGCATCAC ATTCCAAGGATCGTTCGTTACACTCGACAAAGCCAAGGACGCCGACAGGAAAAAACAGTAAACGATATTCCGAGGTCTCGAAACAACAACAGCGAAACTTAGGAGCACCCGTAATAGTCGAATCTCATTCAAGTGCATTGTCTCACTTCGTTATACCGAAAATACTGAAACAGAATCACGAATTAAGAAGTAACAGTTATCCCGGCAACAAACTGTCGCGTGTGCGACGTAACAATCCCAAGAAGGAGGAAGCTTGCATTATCGTAGCCGAATCGGTAAATCCAAACAATAACGCCGATACTGGCACAGCTACGTCCTCGAATAACAATCGCAGACCACGAAGAGCTAGAACATCGTTAACATCGGGAAAGGACAATGTTGCGGATACATGGAACGAAAACGAACCGTCCGCTTCTTTTGAGGACTGCCTCAGAAACCTACGGATCGATAAAACTGAAGCAGCCGGCAGTTTACCGAACGCGGAAACTGAATTTTCTTCGTCTAAAAAGACCTCGAACAGCGATCAGGGTCCGATACGGTTTTATTCGTTGAGAAACAAGATCGTAGCGGTGATGTCGGGAAGGACGCAATTTTGTTTCACCGGCAAGATCGTTTTGAAAGTGATATTTGGAACGGTGGAAGTTTACGGATATTTGATCAACGAGGCCTCCAAACCGTTCGAGATCTACTCTCCCAGAGGATATAGTAGCATTTGCGTGAAAGCTGTGGACACAGTGTCGCAGCACGTCCAACCAGACGTCTGGACGACTCTTTCCGCCGAAGGCGTCGACCGGGACACCGAGAATAGACTGGTCGCCGAGTTGGACGGCCTCCAAGCCGGTACGACGATCCTTCTACTGTCGAATCTGGAAAACAATTTAACAAGATTTTTGAACGCTTATTGTCCGTTCAGACTGTTCCCGAGCATAAAGGACGCTCCGTATCAGTCGTGGACCGATCCGAAGAGAGCGCAAGTGATTCTACAGTCGCAGTTGTTCGTCGACAATTACGCCTGCAAGGAGTTGATCGTCGACGAACGCATCACGAAGGACGTCGCCGAGAAGATGTTGAAAAGGTGGCGCGCCAACGAACGGTGCTGCATTTCGATAACCGGAGGGAAGAACGTTGGCAAGTCCACCGCAGTCCGTTGCCTGATAAACAGCCTATTACCGGTAAGCAAGAAGGTGGTCCTCGTGGACGTCGATCCTGGTCAGACGGAGTGCGCGCCGGCCGGTTGCATGTCCTTCAGTTTGATAGACGAGCCTCTGCTGGGACCGAATTTCACCCACTTGAAGACGCCCGTCTGCCAACTGTACCTGGGCGATATCGACGTGAGCAAATGCATCACCAGATACATCGAGGGAATGAAAATGTTGGTTGAAAAGCTGTCGAGTTGCCCGGTAATGTCCCGATTACCGATCGTAGTGAACACCATGGGATTCACTTCCGGGATCGGTTGGGACCTCGCGATTTTCACGATAAAGCTGGCGAAACCGTTCCTGGTAGTGCAAATCATGTCCGAGAAGGTCAAGAACAATTATCCGGAGCATTTGTCCAAGGAAGTAATAAATCAG GTCTCGAAGAGGGTCTCGTGGGGCGTGAACGTTGCTAATTGGAACGAAGATTGCAGCCACGAGTTATGCGTGATACCTTCCCACGCTGAACGCAAAAGCGCTCCAGTGAACGACACTTGGAACATGGAGCCCTATCAACACCGGGAGCTCGTAATGACCTCTTACCTCAGCGAGATTCTGCGAGATCCCGTGGATTCAAT GTCCAGTTGTCACGACATATCGCTTAACATCAACACAGCTGTGCCGTACGT GACACGGTTCTCTTCGTTGATCGTCTCGATCCCGCGCGCATCGATGCCGCCGACGCACGTTCTGAACGTGATCAATGGCAACATAGTGGCGCTGTGCGGTATCGACCTGGATGATCCAGAGTCACAACAAGTCGAGCTCGTTTCTAATCTAAGGGTGTTGGACAGGCCGCCGATTTGCTCGTGTTACGGATTCG GTATCGTCAGGGGAGTGGACACGGAACGCGAAGAAATCTTTCTGAACACGCCGCTGTCGGCTCACGCGATGCAGTACGTGAATTGTTTGGTGGGTTGTATACCAGTGCCCGTCACCCTGCTGCAGTTGAACCAACAAAGAAACGTGCCGTACACCGGCGGCAGCAACGAGTTGCCAACTAGTCGGGAACACCGCAGGGGATACTTCCGTATGAGATATCAAAGAGCGAATGCTAATTCGTAA